A stretch of Myxocyprinus asiaticus isolate MX2 ecotype Aquarium Trade chromosome 42, UBuf_Myxa_2, whole genome shotgun sequence DNA encodes these proteins:
- the LOC127432273 gene encoding olfactory receptor 2AT4-like, whose protein sequence is MSQENQTTASAVTEFFIVGFPELQPKYYNLMATVLFCIYIAVVTGNSLVVVLFIIERSLHKPMYIIMLSLALSDIGFCTVALPKLISRYWFNDGYIAFYVCMLQRQLIHYFGTLNSLIMMTMALDRYLAICYPLRYTVLMTNCNMRILIGLSWASAMIAPSISSIQTLQMPFCGPNRILNCFCDASSMNQLACADATRQRLVSYSMAMFVLLVPFSFILISYVSILVSVLRIANAQGRLKALSTCATQVTIITIYYVPRFIVYSGTDIPNTPLPISRSQRITLVMFYSLLPPLVNPFIYCIRVKEIRQFFLKCVQTNRKGNSLTISK, encoded by the coding sequence ATGTCACAGGAGAACCAAACCACAGCTTCTGCTGTAACAGAGTTTTTCATTGTGGGATTCCCTGAACTTCAGCCTAAATACTACAACCTGATGGCCACAGTTTTGTTCTGCATCTACATAGCTGTGGTTACCGGTAACTCTcttgttgttgttctttttatCATTGAACGCAGTCTCCATAAGCCAATGTATATTATCATGCTGAGTTTGGCTTTGTCTGATATTGGTTTTTGCACTGTTGCCTTGCCAAAATTGATTTCTCGTTATTGGTTTAATGACGGCTATATTGCTTTCTACGTTTGTATGTTGCAAAGGCAGCTAATTCACTACTTTGGTACACTAAATTCTCTTATCATGATGACCATGGCCCTAGATCGGTACTTGGCAATCTGTTACCCACTAAGATACACTGTTTTAATGACTAATTGCAATATGAGAATTTTAATAGGGTTATCGTGGGCCTCTGCAATGATTGCCCCATCTATTAGTTCAATACAGACATTGCAAATGCCATTCTGTGGTCCAAATAGGATCCTTAATTGTTTCTGTGACGCCTCTTCTATGAACCAGCTCGCCTGTGCTGATGCCACCCGCCAGAGGCTTGTGTCCTATAGTATGGCAATGTTTGTTCTTCTCgtaccattctctttcattctcaTTTCCTATGTTAGTATACTTGTGTCTGTGCTTCGAATAGCAAATGCACAAGGCCGACTTAAAGCCCTCTCTACCTGTGCAACACAAGTGACTATCATTACCATCTATTATGTGCCACGTTTTATTGTTTACTCCGGCACTGATATACCAAACACTCCATTACCAATAAGCAGAAGTCAGAGAATCACCCTGGTTATGTTCTATAGTCTTCTGCCTCCACTGGTGAATCCTTTCATTTACTGCATCAGGGTCAAAGAAATCAGACAGTTCTTCCTAAAATGTGTCCAGACAAATCGAAAGGGCAATAGCTTAACTATTTCTAAATGA